A DNA window from Jaculus jaculus isolate mJacJac1 chromosome 1, mJacJac1.mat.Y.cur, whole genome shotgun sequence contains the following coding sequences:
- the Rnh1 gene encoding ribonuclease inhibitor has product MSLDIQCEQLSDARWMELLPQIQQYQVVRLDDCGLTEGRCKDISSAVQANPALTELSLRTNELGDGGVHLVLQGLQNSTCKIQKLSLQNCCLTEAGCGVLPGVLRSLPTLRELHLNDNPLGDAGLQLLCEGLLDPQCHLEKLQLEYCNLTVTSCEPLASVLKAKPDFKELVLSNNDFHEAGVQALCRGLKNSACQLETLKLENCGITSANCRDLCDVIASKASLQELDLGSNKLGNAGIAALCPGLLGPSCKLKTLWLWECNITAEGCRDLCRVLRSKSNLKELSLANNELGDEGARLLCESLLEPGCQLELLWVKTCSLTPACCSHFRSMLAQNRSLLELQMSSNPLGDSGVQELCEALSQPGTVLRVLCLGDCDVTDAGCSSLARVLLANHTLQELDLSNNCMGDLGILQLMENLRKPSCVLQQLVLYDIYWSEEVEDQLRTLEEEKPSLKIIF; this is encoded by the exons ATGAGTCTTGACATCCAGTGTGAGCAGCTGAGTGATGCCAGGTGGATGGAGCTCCTCCCCCAGATCCAGCAATACCAAGTGGTCAG GCTGGATGACTGTGGCCTCACCGAGGGGCGGTGCAAGGACATCAGCTCGGCAGTCCAGGCCAACCCTGCCCTGACAGAGCTCAGCCTGCGCACCAATGAGCTGGGtgatggtggtgtgcacctggtgctccagggcctgcagAACTCTACCTGCAAGATCCAGAAACTGAG cctccagaactgttgCCTGACGGAGGCTGGCTGTGGTGTCCTGCCTGGTGTGCTGCGCTCCTTGCCCACCCTGCGTGAATTGCATCTCAACGACAACCCCCTGGGGGATGCAGGCCTGCAGCTGCTCTGTGAAGGACTCCTGGATCCCCAGTGCCACCTGGAGAAACTTCA GCTGGAGTACTGTAACCTCACAGTCACCAGTTGTGAGCCCCTGGCCTCTGTGCTGAAGGCCAAACCTGACTTTAAGGAGCTGGTGTTGAGCAACAATGACTTCCACGAGGCTGGCGTCCAAGCATTGTGCCGGGGCCTGAAAAACTCTGCCTGCCAGCTGGAGACACTTAA GCTAGAAAACTGTGGTATCACATCAGCCAACTGCAGGGATCTGTGTGACGTCATTGCTTCCAAGGCCTCACTTCAAGAGCTGGACCTGGGCAGCAACAAGCTGGGCAATGCAGGCATCGCCGCACTGTGCCCTGGGCTGCTGGGCCCCAGCTGCAAGCTCAAGACCCTGTG GCTTTGGGAGTGCAACATCACTGCTGAAGGCTGCAGGGACCTGTGCCGTGTCCTCAGGTCCAAGTCGAACCTGAAGGAGCTGAGCCTGGCCAACAATGAGCTGGGGGATGAGGGTGCCCGGTTGCTGTGTGAGAGCCTGCTAGAGCCTGGCTGCCAGCTGGAGTTACTGTG GGTGAAGACTTGCAGCCTCACACCTGCCTGCTGCTCCCACTTCCGCTCCATGCTGGCCCAGAACCGGTCTCTGCTGGAACTACAGATGAGTAGCAACCCACTGGGTGACTCGGGTGTGCAGGAGCTTTGCGAAGCTCTGAGCCAGCCGGGCACGGTGCTACGTGTGCTGTG TCTGGGGGACTGTGACGTGACTGATGCTGGCTGCAGCAGCCTTGCCAGGGTCCTGCTGGCCAACCATACCCTGCAGGAGCTAGACCTCAGCAACAACTGCATGGGGGACTTGGGCATCTTGCAGCTGATGGAGAACCTTAGGAAACCCAGCTGTGTCCTTCAGCAGCTAGT